TCATAATCTATTCCTAAAACTCTGTAGCTCACTGGAAAAGTACAACATCCATACTGAGTGAGTGTTCTTAGAAAAAATTGAGCTGAATACTGTGAAATATTTTCCTTTGGAATTTCATCCAGTACGCTTTTATCCATAAACCCCATCACTGGAGAACCCGAATACATAAGCTCTTTTGCATCCTTATCTGCATTGTTTGGAAGTATTATTATGTCTGCTCCCATTCTGTCAGAAACAATATCGACAGCTTTATTTGAAGAAAAATATAAAGTAAATATAATGACAAAAATACAAATTGTAACTGCTGATAGCAAGCTTATAAGTACTGCTTTATTTCTTCTTCGCAGTACATTGTAAAACCCTAACTTATATATGTTCATAATGCACCTCATATTTAGTTTTATGTATTACGATTATTAATTTTATCTATGTATTCTATAAATTATTATTATAGGCTTTGCAAAGTTAAATCTCCTATTTGTATGATATAATCGTTTAGAATTTAGCAAAGGAGAGATGAAATGAAAAAATATGTAAACCTTTTAAACTCAATCTTAGGAACTATACTGCTAATAGCTGTAAAGTACATAAGCCCTGTCTGTACTGGGAAAGTCTTGCTTCAAAGTGGCAAGGAAATGCCTATGAGATGTCATTACACCAGTACTGCTGTAATACTTATCGCTATTATTCTGATAGTTTTATCTATTGAGCTCTACATAAGAAAAGCTCATCTTCCAATTACATTTATAGTACTTGGACTTATACTATTTATCATTCCACTTGATACACCATTTAGTATAGGTGTATGTATGAAGCCTATGGAGTGTCACTCTACAGCTCTATGGATTAAAATCATCAGCGGAATTCTTATTTTAAGTGGAATATCTACTTTCTTCTTAAAGGATGAAAACTCTAAAATCGTCTAGGTAAATTAATCTTAAAAAATTAATGCGATTCACAAGAAAACACCTCAAATCTTTTCTCTTAGATTTATGAGGTGTTTTAATTTAGTCATTTTCTGGCATAACACTAGATTTCTTAGAAAGAGCTTTTCCTAATAATATCGAGCCTGCTGTAAGTAAAATTACTAATATGATAGAAATTATAAATTCGGGTGACCTTACAT
This region of Acetoanaerobium noterae genomic DNA includes:
- a CDS encoding DUF4418 family protein, translating into MKKYVNLLNSILGTILLIAVKYISPVCTGKVLLQSGKEMPMRCHYTSTAVILIAIILIVLSIELYIRKAHLPITFIVLGLILFIIPLDTPFSIGVCMKPMECHSTALWIKIISGILILSGISTFFLKDENSKIV